One part of the Rutidosis leptorrhynchoides isolate AG116_Rl617_1_P2 chromosome 1, CSIRO_AGI_Rlap_v1, whole genome shotgun sequence genome encodes these proteins:
- the LOC139862706 gene encoding uncharacterized protein yields the protein MSHPDGDPNLGVLTPRETELKLPRPTRVKNKTPAPIQITAEQILREARDRQEPEIRPPKHEISDQTELADYRLRKRKEFEDSIRMQKRNKSVWVKYAKWEESQKDFDRARSVWERALDVHNRDHTMWMKYADVEMKNKFVNHARNVWDRAVTLLPRVDQLWFKYIHMEEMLGNVAGARQIFERWMSWEPDQQAWISYVKFELRYREIERARAIYERFVKCLPKVGVWIRFAKFEMKYGEIGRARNCYERAVDKFKLEDDEEAETLYVAFAEFEEKCKETERARCVYKFALDHIPKGRTENLYKKFVAFEKKYGDTDGIEDAIVGNKRFEYEQHVKNNPFNYDSWFDYVRLEESVRDKLRIREVYERAIANVPPAEEKRYWQRYIYLWINYALYEELDARDIERTRGVYNQCLKVIPHKKFSFAIIWLLAAQFEIRQLNLSDARKVLGNAIGMAPKDKIFKKYIEIELQLGKIDRCRKLYAKYLEWSPENCYAWNKYPELERSLGETERARAIFELAIAQPALDMPELLWKAYIDFEKSEGEFDRSRQLYERLLDRTKHLKVWISYAKFEAFSMEKVEQEVDLEQKKLCLQRARRVFENAINYYKSSAPELKEERAVLLEEWLNLETSFGDLGDKQLVRVQQPMKLKKKRKIEIDDGSDGYEEYIDYLFPEESQASTLKLLEQAHKWKRLKRDEDEDTLASDDDLDD from the exons ATGTCGCATCCTGATGGAGACCCCAATTTAGGGGTTCTAACCCCTAGGGAAACGGAATTGAAGCTTCCGCGTCCAACTAGGGTTAAGAATAAAACCCCCGCCCCAATCCAAATCACCGCCGAACAAATTCTACGTGAAGCTCGCGATCGTCAGGAACCTGAAATCCGACCACCTAAACATGAAATCTCCGATCAAACTGAACTCGCGGACTATCGTCTTCGTAAACGAAAGGAATTCGAAGATTCAATAAGGATGCAGAAGCGTAATAAGAGTGTGTGGGTGAAGTATGCTAAATGGGAGGAATCACAGAAGGATTTTGACCGTGCTAGATCAGTTTGGGAACGAGCTCTTGATGTTCATAATAGAGATCATACAATGTGGATGAAGTATGCTGACGTGGAGATGAAGAATAAGTTTGTTAATCATGCGAGGAATGTGTGGGATCGTGCGGTTACTTTGTTGCCTAGGGTTGATCAGTTGTGGTTTAAGTACATTCATATGGAGGAGATGCTTGGCAATGTTGCAg GTGCTAGACAGATATTTGAAAGGTGGATGAGTTGGGAACCTGACCAGCAAGCATGGATTTCATATGTTAAATTTGAGCTAAGATACAGGGAGATTGAGCGAGCTCGGGCTATCTATGAGAGATTTGTAAAATGTCTTCCCAAAGTTGGTGTGTGGATTCGATTTGCTAAATTTGAGATGAAATATGGGGAGATTGGTAGAGCCAGGAACTGTTATGAAAGAGCAGTTGATAAGTTTAAGTTGGAAGATGATGAAGAAGCTGAGACTTTATATGTTGCTTTTGCTGAGTTtgaggagaaatgtaaagaaaccgAGAGAGCAAGATGTGTGTATAAATTTGCTTTAGATCACATACCAAAGGGTCGGACTGAAAATCTTTACAAGAAGTTTGTTGCTTTTGAGAAGAAATATGGTGATACGGATGGCATTGAAGATGCAATTGTTGGGAATAAGAGATTTGAGTATGAGCAACATGTTAAAAACAATCCTTTCAATTATGATTCTTGGTTTGACTATGTAAGACTTGAGGAAAGTGTTAGGGACAAATTAAGAATTCGAGAAGTGTACGAAAGAGCAATTGCGAATGTTCCGCCAGCTGAGGAGAAGAGATATTGGCAACGATACATATATCTATGGATCAATTACGCTTTGTACGAAGAGCTAGACGCAAGAGATATTGAACGAACCAGGGGTGTTTATAACCAGTGTTTAAAGGTAATACCTCACAAGAAGTTTTCTTTTGCAATTATTTGGTTGTTGGCTGCCCAGTTTGAAATTAGACAGCTGAATCTTTCGGATGCAAGGAAAGTTCTTGGGAATGCAATTGGAATGGCTCCTAAAGACAAG ATTTTCAAGAAGTATATTGAGATTGAGCTACAGCTTGGTAAGATAGATCGTTGTCGGAAGCTATATGCAAAATATCTGGAATGGTCTCCTGAAAATTGCTATGCATGGAACAAGTATCCTGAGTTGGAAAGGTCTTTGGGTGAAACTGAGCGGGCCAGAGCCATTTTTGAACTTGCGATTGCACAACCTGCACTGGACATGCCCGAGTTGTTGTGGAAG GCCTATATTGACTTTGAGAAATCAGAAGGAGAGTTTGACAGAAGTAGACAACTATATGAACGGCTTTTGGACCGCACAAAGCATCTAAAGGTGTGGATCTCATATGCAAAGTTTGAAGCTTTTTCCATGGAAAAAGTTGAACAAGAAGTGGATCTCGAACAGAAGAAACTTTGCCTTCAACGTGCTAGAA GAGTATTTGAAAATGCAATAAACTACTACAAATCGTCTGCCCCTGAGCTAAAAGAAGAGCGGGCCGTGTTACTAGAAGAATGGTTGAATTTAGAGACCAGTTTTGGTGATCTGGGTGACAAACAACTGGTGCGTGTTCAGCAGCCCATGAaactgaagaagaaaaggaaaattgAAATTGACGATGGTTCTGATGG GTATGAGGAGTACATAGATTACCTCTTCCCAGAAGAATCACAAGCATCCACTTTGAAACTTTTGGAGCAAGCACACAAATGGAAAAGGCTAAAGCGAGATGAGGATGAAGATACTCTTGCTTCTGATGATGATTTAGATGATTAG